In Anaerolineales bacterium, the following proteins share a genomic window:
- a CDS encoding LuxR C-terminal-related transcriptional regulator, translating into MIELLTTKLFIPRPRKNLVSRPRLVERLNAGLDKKLTLITAPAGFGKTTLLSEWIPQSPRCVTWLSLDASDNDPVKFLAYFVKSLQRLRADLGEGAFSLLQSPQALPITSILTTLINDIAAFSDAFCIVLDDYHVIESQAIHDGLIFLTEHQPDNMHLLITTRMDPPLALARLRARDQLSELRANDLRFTVDESTAFLNRAMGLSLSSEEVAALEARTEGWIAGLQIAALSMQGQEDISGFVAAFSGSHRHILGYLANEVIDKQPERILNFLLKTSILERLCGPLCDAVTGDTGGQAILEEMEHANLFIARLDDEGKWYRYHHLFAEVLQGRLRHAQRALIPELHRRASDWFEQAGLIDDAIHHALAAPDMERAAVLVERYSMLMMQQSKIFLFRSWLQQLPEGLVQTRPRLILAYGWSLVLTGHVNELEKWLTAPQTSAVLGTPDLPAQVLGELILLRATLARFRRENDRAFELAAEALNLLSEDNRGLQAGALYTMGVAHLQKGDIDSASQVFLEAATLGEAKGGPYMALSALDTLSDIQIRQGYLTQALQSCRQALDMAARRNWETMPAIGMTYIHLGRVLYEQNDLEGAARALMNGVDRLRGSIEQFLLAQGYITLAQVYLARGNANQAFATIRQGEEWFSQMLVTDTGAGTWLNVGRLRMTIRVNDLGTAIKWAEDCQWLPEHTTLGQVQAITLVRLRLAQSWHGQQDRFLLESAAIIDRLVERATAGQWWGELIELLILRSLLYRAQNNSAEMFRTLDQAIALAEPESYIRVFVDEGQPMRLLLLDYRLNIERDVRDNAEVSLLRRLAYTDKLLAAFSPSAPVEEARNENLAEPLSQRELAILRLIAAGRSNQEIADTLVIALSTVKSHINNLYGKLGTNRRTEAIAIAREQGWLSG; encoded by the coding sequence ATGATCGAACTCCTGACGACCAAATTATTCATCCCTCGTCCGCGGAAAAATCTGGTTTCGCGGCCGCGTTTAGTTGAGCGTCTCAACGCAGGGTTGGATAAAAAGCTCACTTTGATTACCGCGCCTGCCGGGTTTGGGAAAACGACCCTGTTGAGCGAGTGGATTCCCCAGAGTCCGCGCTGCGTGACCTGGCTCTCGCTTGACGCGAGCGATAATGATCCGGTCAAATTTTTGGCTTACTTCGTCAAATCCCTGCAGCGGTTGCGCGCGGATCTGGGCGAGGGAGCATTCTCGCTTCTACAATCCCCACAAGCGCTACCGATCACCTCCATCCTTACAACGCTGATTAATGATATTGCCGCCTTTTCGGATGCATTTTGCATCGTCCTGGATGATTATCATGTCATCGAGTCTCAAGCCATTCACGATGGGCTGATTTTCCTCACTGAGCATCAACCAGACAATATGCACTTATTGATCACAACACGCATGGACCCGCCTCTCGCGCTGGCTCGACTGCGTGCCCGCGATCAACTGAGCGAGTTGCGCGCCAATGATCTGCGCTTTACCGTAGACGAATCGACCGCATTCCTCAATCGCGCGATGGGGTTGAGTTTATCTTCTGAAGAGGTCGCTGCGTTGGAGGCACGCACAGAAGGCTGGATCGCCGGATTGCAGATCGCAGCGCTCTCGATGCAAGGACAGGAGGATATCTCCGGGTTTGTCGCGGCATTTTCGGGAAGTCATCGTCACATTCTGGGGTATCTGGCGAATGAAGTGATTGACAAGCAACCCGAGAGAATACTGAACTTTCTACTGAAAACATCCATTCTTGAGCGTTTGTGCGGACCGCTCTGCGATGCCGTGACCGGAGATACCGGCGGGCAAGCCATCCTTGAAGAGATGGAACATGCCAACCTGTTCATCGCACGCCTGGATGACGAAGGCAAGTGGTATCGCTATCACCACCTGTTCGCCGAGGTGCTCCAGGGAAGGTTACGTCATGCCCAGCGCGCGTTGATCCCAGAACTGCATCGCCGGGCAAGCGACTGGTTCGAACAGGCGGGCTTGATCGATGATGCCATTCATCACGCGTTGGCAGCCCCTGATATGGAGCGGGCGGCTGTGCTGGTGGAGCGCTACAGTATGCTCATGATGCAGCAGAGCAAGATATTCCTCTTCCGTTCGTGGTTGCAGCAGCTGCCCGAGGGGTTGGTTCAGACCCGGCCGCGCCTGATCCTGGCATATGGCTGGAGCCTTGTCCTGACCGGCCACGTGAATGAGCTGGAAAAGTGGCTGACTGCGCCGCAGACCAGCGCAGTGCTTGGCACACCCGACCTGCCTGCGCAGGTGCTGGGGGAATTGATCCTGCTTCGGGCAACTTTGGCTCGTTTTCGGCGCGAAAATGACAGGGCATTTGAACTGGCGGCAGAAGCCTTAAATCTTCTGTCCGAGGATAATCGAGGTCTGCAGGCAGGAGCACTCTATACGATGGGGGTCGCCCATCTTCAAAAAGGTGATATCGACTCAGCCAGCCAGGTATTCCTGGAGGCTGCGACTCTGGGAGAAGCAAAGGGAGGACCCTACATGGCCTTGAGCGCCCTGGATACGCTGAGCGACATCCAAATCCGGCAGGGATACCTTACTCAGGCATTGCAATCCTGCCGCCAGGCGTTGGATATGGCTGCTCGCAGGAACTGGGAGACCATGCCAGCGATTGGCATGACCTACATTCACCTTGGACGGGTACTTTATGAGCAAAACGATCTCGAAGGGGCAGCTCGTGCCCTGATGAACGGGGTGGACCGCCTGCGGGGTTCGATCGAACAGTTTCTCCTCGCTCAGGGATACATAACGCTCGCTCAAGTTTATCTGGCGCGTGGAAATGCCAATCAGGCGTTCGCCACGATCCGGCAGGGCGAGGAGTGGTTCTCACAAATGCTGGTCACTGACACAGGCGCTGGGACTTGGTTGAATGTTGGCAGGCTCCGCATGACGATCCGGGTAAATGATCTTGGCACAGCGATCAAGTGGGCGGAAGACTGCCAATGGCTGCCGGAACATACAACCCTGGGTCAAGTTCAGGCAATTACACTTGTACGCTTGCGCCTCGCTCAAAGCTGGCATGGACAGCAGGATCGGTTTCTTCTCGAATCAGCCGCGATCATAGATCGCCTGGTGGAGCGCGCCACAGCCGGGCAATGGTGGGGAGAGTTAATTGAGCTCCTGATCCTGCGTTCACTACTCTATCGGGCCCAAAACAATAGCGCCGAAATGTTCAGGACCCTGGATCAGGCGATTGCTCTGGCCGAGCCTGAAAGCTACATCCGGGTCTTTGTGGATGAAGGCCAACCGATGCGCCTGCTCCTGCTTGATTATCGATTGAACATCGAACGAGATGTCCGGGACAATGCGGAAGTCTCATTGCTTCGGCGGCTGGCTTATACGGACAAACTGCTGGCTGCATTTTCCCCATCCGCTCCTGTTGAGGAAGCCAGGAATGAAAATCTGGCTGAGCCTCTAAGCCAGCGCGAACTAGCTATTTTGCGATTGATCGCAGCCGGCCGCAGCAATCAGGAGATCGCCGACACGCTTGTCATTGCCCTCAGCACAGTCAAATCGCATATCAACAACCTTTACGGAAAACTCGGTACCAACAGGCGTACTGAGGCGATTGCTATTGCCCGGGAACAAGGATGGTTATCCGGTTGA
- a CDS encoding LuxR C-terminal-related transcriptional regulator, whose amino-acid sequence MAIPILATKLYIPPPPPKLVARSRLVKQLTDGLSSGHKLTIVSAPAGFGKSTLVSEWVVNCGRQVAWLSLDENDNDPTRFLIYVICSLQTISPNLGANILDTLQSPQIPPIDSILTALLNEISDIPDAFILVLDDYHLTDAKSVDDALAFLIEHLPPQMHLVITTREDPSLPIHRLRARNQLTEIRAADLRFTSSEAAEFLNQVMGLRLASEDVAALEARTEGWIAGLQLAALSIGGRNDIHGFIQSFAGDHRYIMDYLVEEVLRRQSETTRNFLLQTSILDRLNGSICDAVTAQPGGKSRLEQLQRGNLFLIPLDDKRDWYRYHHLFADVLRMHLMAEQPDLVSMLHHRASEWYELNELTADAIHHALVGEDFERAAGLIEKALPIMRQSRQEPTLLRWLKALPNELFQPRPVLNVHYIGILMQNGQFDGVESRLQDVEQWLTAPEDIREQPVYVDEEEFQRIPSSVAMYQAAIALAQGDVVNAMKNARKVLELARKDEDFPRGAASSLLGLASWTSGDLKTAYEMFSKGMAHLHKVGYVSDVIGGSVTLADIRITQGRLREAMIIYERGLQLATKQGAPVLRGAADMYVGMAELYREHNDLNAAMQSLQKSKELGEFNGLPKNPYRWRVAMARIKEAQGDFDDAFQLLNEAEPRFMADFSPNVRPVTALKARVWIKQGKLEKALDWARERKLSIEEEPSYLREFEQITFARILLSQGDDTDSLLNDATGYLERLLKAAEAGGRNGSVIEILILQTLAHQMREDIPAALSALERALALAEPEGYIRLFVDEGTAMEALLRKVATNKIMPDYAGRLLSAFEAERIRSGEETPPYAAPVSGFLIEPLSQRELDILRLFKTELSGPEIAQELVIALSTVRSHTKSIYNKLNVNSRRGAVKRAIELGLI is encoded by the coding sequence ATGGCGATTCCAATATTAGCCACAAAGCTCTACATTCCACCGCCTCCTCCAAAACTGGTTGCTCGTTCCCGCTTGGTCAAACAACTCACCGATGGGTTATCAAGCGGACACAAATTGACCATCGTTTCTGCCCCTGCCGGCTTCGGAAAAAGCACATTGGTCAGCGAATGGGTTGTGAATTGTGGACGACAGGTTGCCTGGTTGTCGCTCGATGAAAACGACAATGACCCAACGCGGTTTCTGATATATGTCATTTGTTCATTGCAAACAATCTCGCCAAACCTGGGGGCAAACATACTGGATACTCTTCAATCCCCTCAAATACCGCCAATCGATTCAATTCTCACAGCCTTACTCAATGAAATCTCCGATATTCCTGACGCTTTCATCCTTGTCCTTGATGATTACCATCTCACGGACGCTAAATCGGTCGATGATGCCCTCGCTTTTTTGATCGAACACCTTCCTCCTCAGATGCACCTGGTAATCACCACTCGTGAAGATCCGTCTCTGCCTATCCATCGACTTCGTGCCCGAAATCAATTGACCGAAATCCGCGCGGCGGACTTGCGTTTTACCTCGTCTGAAGCAGCAGAATTTCTTAATCAGGTGATGGGTCTTAGACTTGCATCAGAAGATGTCGCCGCGCTGGAAGCACGCACCGAAGGCTGGATCGCCGGTCTGCAGCTTGCCGCGCTTTCAATAGGGGGACGGAATGACATTCATGGATTTATCCAATCATTTGCAGGGGATCACCGCTATATTATGGATTATTTGGTCGAGGAGGTGTTGCGACGCCAGTCTGAAACAACCAGAAACTTTTTGCTGCAGACATCCATTCTTGATCGTTTGAATGGCTCGATCTGTGACGCTGTGACCGCTCAACCGGGAGGTAAATCGAGATTAGAACAACTGCAACGGGGGAACCTGTTTCTCATTCCGTTGGATGACAAGCGGGATTGGTATCGCTACCATCATCTATTTGCCGATGTGCTTCGCATGCATTTGATGGCAGAGCAGCCTGATTTAGTTTCTATGCTTCACCATCGCGCGAGTGAGTGGTATGAGCTAAATGAATTAACAGCTGATGCGATCCATCATGCGCTGGTTGGAGAAGATTTTGAGCGGGCGGCGGGGCTAATAGAAAAAGCTTTACCAATCATGCGTCAAAGCAGACAGGAACCCACACTGCTGAGGTGGCTCAAAGCGCTGCCCAATGAACTATTTCAGCCACGCCCCGTATTGAACGTTCACTATATCGGCATACTGATGCAGAATGGTCAGTTTGACGGAGTGGAGTCACGACTGCAAGATGTTGAACAGTGGCTGACTGCTCCCGAAGATATTCGGGAACAACCCGTTTATGTGGATGAAGAGGAATTTCAGCGCATTCCAAGTTCGGTTGCCATGTATCAAGCCGCAATTGCCCTGGCACAAGGCGATGTGGTAAATGCCATGAAAAACGCGCGCAAAGTGCTTGAACTTGCTCGTAAGGATGAAGATTTCCCCCGTGGAGCGGCATCGTCACTGTTAGGGCTTGCATCCTGGACGAGCGGCGATCTCAAGACAGCCTATGAGATGTTCTCTAAAGGAATGGCTCATTTGCATAAAGTTGGATACGTCTCAGATGTGATCGGCGGCTCTGTGACTCTGGCGGATATTCGGATCACGCAGGGGCGTCTGCGGGAAGCAATGATTATCTACGAGCGCGGATTGCAGCTTGCGACAAAGCAGGGTGCGCCAGTCCTTCGCGGTGCGGCAGACATGTATGTTGGTATGGCTGAACTCTACCGCGAACATAACGACCTAAATGCCGCCATGCAATCTCTCCAGAAGAGCAAAGAGCTTGGTGAGTTCAACGGCTTACCGAAAAACCCGTATCGTTGGCGTGTGGCGATGGCGAGAATAAAAGAAGCTCAAGGTGATTTTGACGATGCTTTCCAATTGCTCAATGAGGCAGAACCCCGCTTTATGGCTGACTTTTCTCCAAATGTCCGCCCGGTGACGGCATTGAAGGCGCGAGTATGGATCAAGCAAGGCAAGTTGGAGAAGGCTCTGGATTGGGCGCGTGAGCGGAAGTTGTCCATTGAGGAAGAACCCAGTTACTTGCGGGAGTTTGAGCAAATCACGTTTGCAAGGATATTATTATCGCAAGGCGACGATACAGATAGTCTGTTAAATGATGCAACAGGATACCTGGAACGCCTCCTGAAAGCAGCAGAAGCAGGCGGCAGAAATGGAAGTGTCATCGAAATCCTGATCTTGCAGACGCTCGCTCATCAAATGCGAGAGGATATCCCAGCCGCCCTGTCAGCGCTGGAGCGCGCCCTTGCGTTGGCTGAGCCAGAAGGCTATATCCGCCTGTTCGTGGATGAAGGCACAGCCATGGAAGCGTTACTCCGCAAAGTTGCCACAAACAAGATCATGCCAGATTATGCAGGCAGGTTGTTGTCGGCATTTGAGGCGGAGCGAATAAGAAGCGGGGAAGAAACGCCTCCTTATGCCGCGCCAGTTTCAGGGTTCCTGATTGAGCCGCTCAGTCAGCGTGAGTTGGACATCCTGCGCCTGTTCAAGACCGAGTTGTCGGGTCCCGAGATCGCGCAGGAACTCGTCATCGCTTTGAGCACGGTTCGGAGTCATACCAAAAGTATTTATAACAAACTCAACGTCAATAGCCGTCGTGGGGCTGTGAAACGGGCAATTGAACTTGGCTTAATCTAA
- a CDS encoding DUF2306 domain-containing protein produces MSTKKVRTSWWLPAGLILLSIIPIIFGAIRLNQLASGAEITPDNARFFASPSPVIIHIISSAIYALLGAFQFVSSLWERGNRWHRWVGRLLVPFGFAVGLSGIWMTLFYDYPEGASKLLYGLRLFFGSGMVLSISFGFISIRRRDVNQHRAWMTRAYAIGMGAGTQILTGMVGALIIGKPNEFENALLMGAAWVINLVIAEWSIRKLSTHQLRASQI; encoded by the coding sequence ATGTCAACAAAAAAAGTTCGGACATCATGGTGGTTACCGGCTGGTCTTATCTTGCTGAGCATTATCCCGATCATCTTCGGCGCCATCCGCCTCAACCAGTTGGCAAGCGGCGCGGAGATTACCCCAGACAATGCGCGCTTCTTTGCGTCGCCCTCGCCGGTGATCATTCACATTATTAGCTCCGCGATCTACGCCTTGCTCGGCGCGTTCCAATTTGTTAGTAGTCTTTGGGAGCGCGGCAACCGTTGGCATCGCTGGGTTGGGCGGCTACTTGTTCCATTTGGGTTTGCAGTCGGACTCTCTGGAATTTGGATGACTCTCTTTTATGACTACCCGGAGGGAGCCAGCAAACTACTGTACGGACTGCGCCTCTTTTTCGGCTCGGGCATGGTCCTGTCCATCAGCTTTGGATTCATCTCGATCCGGCGGCGGGATGTCAATCAGCACCGCGCCTGGATGACGCGTGCTTACGCTATCGGTATGGGCGCTGGCACTCAAATACTGACTGGAATGGTTGGAGCATTAATCATTGGCAAACCAAATGAATTTGAAAATGCACTTTTGATGGGCGCCGCCTGGGTGATCAACCTTGTAATTGCTGAATGGAGCATCCGCAAACTGTCAACCCATCAACTCCGCGCGTCACAGATTTGA